A stretch of the Bacillus sp. FJAT-18017 genome encodes the following:
- a CDS encoding MBL fold metallo-hydrolase, whose translation MNIHHIRNATAVVEYAGKRFLIDPMLAEKGTMPPFGTGVGLPPAPREDQNNPLVSLPTSMDNIISNIDAVIVTHLHSDHWDDAAKEALPKEIKIFAQNHEDATEIGNAGFKNVEVLEEDTVFEGIQLIKTKGEHGRGEILKHAGEVCGVVFKHSNEKIIYFTGDTVWYEAVQEIIDAHKPEIIVANAGYNQFLVGGPLVMGKDDVYEVHNTAPDAKIIAVHMEAVNHWGLSREELKNFINEKGIASNVLVPIDGQSYSF comes from the coding sequence ATGAATATACATCACATTCGTAATGCAACAGCGGTTGTAGAATATGCAGGGAAAAGGTTTTTAATTGATCCGATGTTAGCGGAAAAAGGAACTATGCCTCCTTTTGGAACAGGTGTGGGTTTACCCCCTGCACCAAGAGAAGACCAAAATAATCCTTTGGTAAGCCTACCGACATCCATGGACAATATTATATCTAATATCGATGCTGTCATTGTCACTCATCTGCATTCCGACCATTGGGATGATGCTGCAAAAGAAGCATTACCAAAAGAAATTAAAATATTTGCCCAAAATCATGAAGATGCAACGGAAATTGGCAACGCTGGTTTCAAAAATGTAGAGGTTTTAGAAGAGGATACAGTATTTGAAGGAATCCAATTAATTAAAACAAAAGGCGAACATGGTAGAGGTGAAATCTTAAAGCATGCTGGTGAAGTGTGTGGCGTTGTCTTTAAACACTCAAATGAGAAAATAATATATTTTACTGGTGATACAGTATGGTATGAAGCAGTTCAAGAAATCATCGATGCACATAAACCCGAAATCATTGTGGCCAATGCAGGATATAATCAATTCCTTGTAGGTGGTCCTCTTGTCATGGGGAAAGATGATGTATATGAAGTGCATAATACTGCCCCTGATGCAAAAATTATTGCTGTCCATATGGAAGCAGTGAACCACTGGGGGCTATCCAGAGAAGAATTGAAGAACTTTATTAATGAAAAAGGGATTGCGTCTAATGTGTTAGTACCAATTGATGGCCAATCATATTCATTTTAA